A single region of the Enterobacter cloacae complex sp. R_G8 genome encodes:
- a CDS encoding 5-carboxymethyl-2-hydroxymuconate Delta-isomerase has product MPHFIAECTDNIREQADLPGLFAKVNEALAATGIFPLGGIRSRAHWLDTWQMADGKQDYAFVHMTLKIGAGRSLESREAVGEMLFALIKAHFADLMAARYLALSFELDELHPTLNYKQNNVHALFT; this is encoded by the coding sequence ATGCCGCATTTTATTGCTGAATGTACCGACAACATCCGCGAGCAGGCCGACCTGCCGGGGCTGTTCGCCAAAGTGAACGAGGCGCTGGCCGCCACGGGCATTTTCCCCCTCGGCGGCATCCGCAGCCGCGCCCACTGGCTGGATACCTGGCAGATGGCCGACGGCAAGCAGGATTACGCCTTTGTACATATGACGCTGAAGATTGGCGCCGGACGAAGCCTGGAGAGCCGCGAGGCCGTGGGGGAGATGCTGTTTGCGCTGATCAAAGCGCATTTTGCCGACCTCATGGCCGCCCGCTATCTGGCGCTGTCGTTTGAGCTCGACGAGCTGCACCCGACGCTCAATTACAAACAAAACAACGTACACGCGTTGTTTACGTAG